In Tachysurus vachellii isolate PV-2020 chromosome 12, HZAU_Pvac_v1, whole genome shotgun sequence, the following are encoded in one genomic region:
- the gas1a gene encoding growth arrest-specific protein 1a — protein sequence MARLARSSRGAGSNPWPLACALLFFGTYVCAGPSSNRARGRLVCWQAIMNCQAEPECHYAYGQYVRACDPVLSGRRRSCPSHCIASLVQLNQTKSGPALEDCSCAEDHLCRDTKRAIEPCLPRTSSMGCTEARRQCERDGPCRAAMGDYLQHCGKLFSGATCTNACRGVIAHMRRLPKAQQLDTCICDGAERTICEYVKVSMHTLCFGMPPVVDNDGSGAFNDDYEDEEDDGEYGLENSPRSSGTRVQYLRALPVLAPVLVLLRF from the coding sequence ATGGCGAGGCTCGCGCGGTCATCCCGGGGCGCCGGCTCGAACCCTTGGCCGCTCGCCTGCGCGCTCCTGTTTTTCGGCACTTATGTGTGTGCGGGTCCGTCGTCGAATCGCGCGAGGGGACGTCTCGTCTGCTGGCAGGCTATTATGAACTGCCAGGCAGAGCCTGAGTGCCACTATGCATACGGACAgtacgtgcgtgcgtgcgaCCCAGTGTTGAGCGGCCGGCGGCGCTCTTGCCCCAGCCACTGCATCGCATCACTTGTGCAACTCAACCAGACTAAAAGCGGGCCTGCGCTGGAGGACTGCAGCTGCGCAGAAGATCATTTGTGTAGAGACACCAAGCGCGCAATCGAGCCGTGCCTGCCCCGGACCAGCAGTATGGGCTGCACGGAGGCGCGGCGGCAGTGCGAGCGCGACGGTCCGTGCCGTGCAGCGATGGGTGACTACCTGCAGCACTGTGGGAAACTTTTCAGCGGCGCCACGTGCACGAACGCGTGCCGCGGCGTCATCGCGCATATGCGTCGCCTGCCCAAGGCACAGCAGCTCGACACGTGCATTTGTGACGGCGCTGAACGTACCATTTGCGAATACGTCAAAGTGAGCATGCACACGCTGTGCTTCGGCATGCCGCCCGTGGTAGATAATGATGGATCCGGGGCCTTTAACGATGATTacgaggatgaggaggatgatggAGAGTACGGGTTAGAGAACAGCCCGAGAAGCTCGGGGACGCGCGTGCAGTACCTGAGGGCTCTTCCCGTGCTTGCACcagtcttggtattgttacggttttaa